From the Leifsonia sp. AG29 genome, one window contains:
- a CDS encoding ATP-dependent Clp protease ATP-binding subunit codes for MFERFTDRARRVVVLAQEEAKMLNHNYIGTEHILLGLIHEGEGVAAKALESLGISLDAVREQVQDIIGQGQQQPTGHIPFTPRAKKVLELSLREALQLGHNYIGTEHILLGLIREGEGVAAQVLVKLGADLNRVRQQVIQLLSGYQGKEQVQVGGNDQATAQAGSQILDQFGRNLTQAARDNKLDPVIGREKEIERVMQILSRRSKNNPVLIGEPGVGKTAVVEGLAQAIVRGDVPETLKDKQLYTLDLGSLIAGSRYRGDFEERLKKVTKEIRTRGDIITFIDEIHTLVGAGAAEGAIDAASILKPLLARGELQTIGATTLDEYRKHFEKDAALERRFQPIQVAEPSLPHAINILKGLRDRYEAHHKVSITDGAIVAAANLADRYIQDRFLPDKAIDLIDEAGARLRLSILSAPPELREFDDKIANVRSQKEAAIEDQDFEKAASLRDEEKNLLGERLRLEKQWRSGDVKTTAEVDEGLIAEVLAQATGIPVFKLTEEESARLVYMEKALHERVIGQEEAIAALSKTIRRTRAGLKDPKRPSGSFIFAGPTGVGKTELAKALAEFLFDDESAMISLDMSEYGEKHTVSRLFGAPPGFVGFEEGGQLTEKVRRKPFSVVLFDEIEKAHPDIFNSLLQILEEGRLTDGQGRVVDFKNTVIIMTTNLGTKDISGGPVGFQIEGDTQTGYDRMRGKVYEELKKNFKPEFLNRVDEIIVFPQLNKAELLQIVDLFIKRLSTRLLDRDMTIELTVPAKERLIEVGFDPTLGARPLRRAVQHEIEDRLSEKILHGELNAGDHVHVDFADNDFVFTTTARKEPIGAGINATAAIGTGPATPDLAASGD; via the coding sequence ATGTTCGAGAGATTCACCGACCGAGCCCGCCGCGTCGTCGTTCTGGCCCAAGAAGAGGCCAAGATGCTCAACCACAACTACATCGGGACGGAGCACATCCTGCTCGGCCTGATCCATGAGGGGGAGGGTGTCGCCGCCAAGGCGCTCGAGTCGCTGGGCATCTCGCTGGACGCCGTCCGCGAGCAGGTCCAGGACATCATCGGCCAGGGGCAGCAGCAGCCCACCGGCCACATCCCGTTCACTCCCCGCGCGAAGAAGGTGCTGGAGCTCAGCCTCCGCGAGGCCCTGCAGCTCGGCCACAACTACATCGGCACCGAGCACATCCTCCTCGGCCTGATCCGCGAGGGCGAGGGCGTCGCCGCCCAGGTGCTCGTGAAGCTCGGCGCCGACCTCAACCGGGTGCGCCAGCAGGTCATCCAGCTGCTCTCGGGCTACCAGGGCAAGGAGCAGGTTCAGGTCGGAGGCAACGATCAGGCGACCGCGCAGGCCGGCAGCCAGATCCTCGACCAGTTCGGCCGCAACCTCACGCAGGCCGCTCGCGACAACAAGCTCGACCCGGTCATCGGGCGCGAGAAGGAGATCGAGCGCGTCATGCAGATCCTGTCGCGCCGCTCGAAGAACAACCCCGTCCTGATCGGCGAGCCGGGCGTCGGCAAGACCGCTGTCGTGGAGGGGCTGGCCCAGGCGATCGTCCGCGGCGACGTCCCCGAGACGCTGAAGGACAAGCAGCTCTACACGCTCGACCTCGGCTCGCTCATCGCCGGCTCCCGCTACCGCGGTGACTTCGAGGAGCGCCTGAAGAAGGTCACCAAGGAGATCCGCACCCGCGGCGACATCATCACCTTCATCGACGAGATCCACACGCTCGTCGGCGCGGGCGCCGCGGAGGGCGCGATCGACGCGGCCAGCATCCTCAAGCCGCTCCTCGCGCGCGGCGAGCTGCAGACCATCGGCGCGACCACCCTCGACGAGTACCGCAAGCACTTCGAAAAGGACGCGGCGCTCGAGCGCCGGTTCCAGCCCATCCAGGTGGCCGAGCCGTCCCTCCCTCACGCGATCAACATCCTGAAGGGCCTGCGCGACCGCTACGAGGCGCACCACAAGGTGTCGATCACCGACGGCGCGATCGTCGCCGCGGCGAACCTGGCCGACCGGTACATCCAGGACCGCTTCCTCCCGGACAAGGCGATCGACCTGATCGACGAGGCCGGCGCCCGCCTGCGCCTGTCGATCCTGTCGGCCCCGCCGGAGCTGCGTGAGTTCGACGACAAGATCGCGAACGTGCGCTCCCAGAAGGAGGCCGCCATCGAGGACCAGGACTTCGAGAAGGCCGCGAGCCTCCGCGACGAGGAGAAGAACCTCCTCGGCGAGCGGCTCCGCCTCGAGAAGCAGTGGCGCTCGGGCGACGTGAAGACGACGGCCGAGGTCGACGAGGGCCTGATCGCCGAGGTGCTCGCCCAGGCGACCGGCATCCCGGTGTTCAAGCTCACCGAGGAGGAGTCGGCCCGCCTCGTCTACATGGAGAAGGCTCTGCACGAGCGCGTCATCGGTCAGGAGGAGGCCATCGCGGCCCTCTCGAAGACGATCCGCCGCACCCGCGCCGGCCTCAAGGACCCGAAGCGTCCCTCTGGCTCGTTCATCTTCGCCGGGCCCACCGGTGTCGGTAAGACCGAGCTCGCGAAGGCGCTCGCCGAGTTCCTGTTCGACGACGAGTCGGCGATGATCTCGCTCGACATGTCGGAGTACGGCGAGAAGCACACCGTCTCGCGGCTGTTCGGCGCCCCTCCCGGGTTCGTCGGCTTCGAGGAGGGCGGCCAGCTCACCGAGAAGGTCCGCCGCAAGCCGTTCAGCGTCGTGCTCTTCGACGAGATCGAGAAGGCGCACCCCGACATCTTCAACTCGCTGCTCCAGATCCTGGAGGAGGGTCGTCTGACCGACGGTCAGGGCCGGGTGGTCGACTTCAAGAACACCGTGATCATCATGACCACGAACCTCGGGACGAAGGACATCTCGGGAGGCCCGGTGGGCTTCCAGATCGAGGGCGACACGCAGACCGGGTACGACCGGATGCGCGGCAAGGTCTACGAGGAGCTCAAGAAGAACTTCAAGCCGGAGTTCCTGAACCGTGTCGACGAGATCATCGTGTTCCCGCAGCTCAACAAGGCCGAGCTGCTGCAGATCGTCGACCTGTTCATCAAGCGCCTCTCGACCCGTCTGCTCGACCGTGACATGACGATCGAGTTGACCGTCCCGGCGAAGGAGCGGCTGATCGAGGTCGGGTTCGACCCGACGCTCGGCGCACGCCCGCTCCGCCGCGCGGTGCAGCACGAGATCGAGGACCGTCTGAGCGAGAAGATCCTCCACGGCGAGCTGAACGCCGGCGACCACGTCCACGTCGACTTCGCCGACAACGACTTCGTGTTCACCACGACGGCCCGCAAGGAGCCGATCGGCGCCGGCATCAACGCGACGGCCGCGATCGGCACCGGCCCGGCGACGCCGGATCTGGCGGCATCGGGCGACTGA
- the cls gene encoding cardiolipin synthase, translated as MDPGFLSTAIVVVLLLIDFVIRVIAIIVVPRNRKPSSATAWLLAIFLIPYIGVLFFLLIGSYKLPKKRREKQDEINRFIIDSTEGMERVRRDHPWPPWLEGVVELNRKLGAMPLVGGNRASLNGDYQASLDAMAAEIAKARRYVHVEFYILTLDKTTGPFFDALEEAVKRGVTVRVLLDHIASRRTPDYKRTLRRLTAMGAIWHLMLPVKPFQGKYQRPDLRNHRKLLIVDGRVAFMGSQNVIDRSYNKKSNIRRGLKWKELIVRLEGPIVAGLNAIFITDWYSETDELLRRETEPITDEVEPYELDAQVVPSGPGFAGENNLRLFLALLYYAQERIVITSPYFVPDESMLMAITSAVQRGIAVDLFVSEIGDQALVYHAQRSYYEALLRAGVRIWMYKAPYILHAKHFTIDDDVAVIGSSNMDMRSFQLNMEVVLMVRGASFVKEMRAVEDGYRKESRELTLEEWMKQPLRSTVLDNLARLTSALQ; from the coding sequence ATGGACCCCGGGTTCCTGTCCACCGCCATCGTCGTCGTGCTCCTCCTCATCGACTTCGTGATCCGCGTCATCGCCATCATCGTCGTGCCGCGCAACCGCAAGCCGAGCTCGGCGACGGCCTGGCTGCTGGCCATCTTCCTGATCCCGTACATCGGCGTGCTGTTCTTCCTCCTGATCGGCAGTTACAAGCTGCCGAAGAAGCGGCGCGAGAAGCAGGACGAGATCAACCGCTTCATCATCGACAGCACCGAGGGCATGGAGCGAGTGCGCCGCGACCACCCCTGGCCGCCGTGGCTCGAGGGCGTCGTCGAGCTGAACCGCAAGCTCGGCGCCATGCCGCTCGTGGGCGGCAACCGCGCGTCGCTGAACGGCGACTACCAGGCGTCGCTCGATGCGATGGCCGCCGAGATCGCGAAGGCGCGCCGCTATGTGCACGTCGAGTTCTACATCCTCACGCTCGACAAGACGACAGGCCCGTTCTTCGACGCGCTCGAGGAGGCTGTGAAGCGCGGCGTGACCGTGCGCGTCCTCCTCGACCACATCGCCTCCCGGCGGACGCCCGACTACAAGCGCACTCTCCGGCGGCTCACCGCGATGGGTGCCATCTGGCATCTGATGCTGCCGGTGAAGCCGTTCCAGGGAAAATATCAGCGGCCCGACCTCCGGAACCACCGCAAGCTCCTCATCGTGGACGGCCGCGTCGCCTTCATGGGGTCGCAGAACGTGATCGATCGCAGCTACAACAAGAAGTCGAACATCCGGCGCGGGCTCAAGTGGAAGGAGCTCATCGTCCGGCTGGAGGGGCCGATCGTCGCCGGTCTCAACGCCATCTTCATCACCGACTGGTACAGCGAGACGGACGAGCTGCTCCGCCGCGAGACCGAGCCCATCACCGATGAGGTGGAGCCTTACGAGCTCGATGCGCAGGTCGTGCCGTCCGGACCCGGATTCGCCGGTGAGAACAACCTGCGCCTCTTCCTCGCCCTGCTGTACTACGCGCAGGAGCGGATCGTCATCACCTCCCCGTACTTCGTCCCCGACGAGTCGATGCTCATGGCGATCACCTCGGCCGTGCAGCGGGGCATCGCGGTCGACCTCTTCGTGTCGGAGATCGGCGACCAGGCTCTCGTCTACCACGCGCAGCGCTCGTACTACGAGGCGCTGCTCCGCGCCGGGGTGCGGATCTGGATGTACAAGGCGCCGTACATCCTTCACGCCAAGCACTTCACCATCGACGACGATGTCGCGGTCATCGGCTCGAGCAACATGGACATGCGGTCGTTCCAGCTCAACATGGAGGTCGTGCTCATGGTGCGCGGCGCCTCCTTCGTCAAAGAGATGCGCGCGGTGGAGGACGGCTACCGCAAGGAGAGCCGCGAACTCACCCTCGAGGAATGGATGAAGCAGCCGCTGCGGTCCACCGTGCTCGACAACCTCGCGCGGCTGACCTCGGCGCTGCAGTAA
- the panC gene encoding pantoate--beta-alanine ligase yields MPVVVTTIAELRERIAAERRAALQDGPADAPVGRVVLVPTMGALHDGHLRLVSQARDLGGFVVVSVFVNPLQFGPAEDLDRYPRTLDHDVAALEGLADVVFAPSASEMYPNGEPATRITAGEAGTRFEGASRPGHFDGVLTVVAKLFNIVQPDVAVFGQKDAQQVHVIGRMVDDLDLPITIAVVETVREADGLALSSRNRYLEGDDRRAAVVLSQALAAGAAAAGDGVEAVLAAAWERIDDEPAVRLDYLVIVDPASFREVAPGYRGPALLLVAARVGSTRLIDNERLTIA; encoded by the coding sequence ATGCCAGTCGTCGTGACCACCATCGCCGAGCTGCGCGAGCGCATCGCCGCGGAACGGCGGGCGGCCCTGCAGGATGGCCCCGCCGACGCGCCGGTCGGCCGGGTCGTGCTCGTGCCGACGATGGGCGCTCTCCACGACGGGCACCTGCGCCTGGTCAGCCAGGCCCGCGACCTGGGCGGCTTCGTCGTCGTCTCCGTCTTCGTGAACCCGCTGCAGTTCGGCCCCGCCGAAGACCTCGACCGCTACCCGCGCACGCTCGACCACGACGTCGCGGCGCTCGAGGGGCTCGCCGATGTCGTGTTCGCGCCGAGCGCCTCCGAGATGTACCCGAACGGCGAACCGGCGACCCGCATCACCGCGGGGGAGGCGGGCACCCGCTTCGAGGGAGCCTCCCGCCCCGGCCACTTCGACGGCGTGCTGACCGTCGTCGCGAAGCTGTTCAACATCGTCCAGCCCGACGTGGCCGTGTTCGGCCAGAAGGACGCCCAGCAGGTGCACGTGATCGGGCGCATGGTCGATGACCTCGACCTCCCGATCACCATCGCCGTCGTCGAGACGGTCCGGGAGGCCGACGGGCTCGCGCTGTCGAGCCGCAACCGCTACCTGGAGGGTGACGACCGCCGCGCCGCGGTGGTGCTGTCCCAGGCGCTCGCTGCGGGCGCCGCCGCGGCCGGAGACGGCGTGGAGGCAGTGCTCGCCGCCGCCTGGGAGCGCATCGACGACGAGCCAGCCGTTAGGCTGGACTATCTCGTGATCGTGGATCCGGCGTCGTTCCGCGAGGTGGCCCCCGGCTATCGCGGACCAGCCCTCCTGCTGGTCGCCGCCCGCGTCGGGTCGACCCGGCTCATCGACAACGAGCGCCTCACGATCGCGTAG
- a CDS encoding pirin family protein has translation MSNLEREPAEVVAGGDLLTRPDVEILEPREVPLGGPRAMTVRRTLPQRRRSLIGGWCFIDHYGPDDVSATGGMRVPPHPHTGLQTVSWLFEGEVDHRDSVGTHALVRPGELNLMTAGRGISHSEVSTPATSRLHGVQLWVALPSSSRDVPPFFEHHAPRPALLGGATVLTFIGALAGSGTEATVFSPLVGAEIVAPAGTSLEIPLDESFEHGVLVDAGDVELEGVAVPVSHLAYLAPGRSSATVVVGDSPARLVLLGGEPLGEQIVMWWNFIGRSHDDIVRSREQWQQEVIAAEDPAGRFGTVDGYDGRPLPAPELPTVRLRPRG, from the coding sequence ATGAGCAACCTGGAGCGCGAGCCGGCCGAGGTCGTCGCGGGGGGCGACCTCCTGACCCGTCCGGACGTCGAGATCCTCGAGCCGCGCGAGGTTCCGCTGGGTGGCCCGCGCGCCATGACCGTGCGACGGACGCTCCCCCAGCGCCGGCGCTCGCTCATCGGCGGCTGGTGCTTCATCGACCACTACGGCCCCGACGACGTCTCGGCGACGGGAGGGATGCGGGTCCCGCCGCACCCGCACACCGGCCTGCAGACGGTCAGCTGGCTGTTCGAGGGCGAGGTCGACCACCGCGACAGCGTCGGGACGCACGCCCTGGTCCGGCCCGGCGAGCTCAACCTCATGACGGCCGGGCGCGGGATCAGCCACTCGGAGGTCTCCACGCCGGCCACCTCGCGCCTCCACGGGGTGCAGCTATGGGTCGCGCTGCCGTCGTCGTCGCGGGACGTGCCTCCCTTCTTCGAGCACCACGCGCCGCGCCCGGCCCTGTTGGGCGGGGCGACCGTGCTGACCTTCATCGGGGCGTTGGCCGGAAGCGGCACGGAGGCGACGGTGTTCTCGCCGCTCGTCGGAGCCGAGATCGTGGCGCCGGCAGGGACCTCGCTCGAGATCCCGCTCGACGAGTCGTTCGAGCACGGCGTGTTGGTCGACGCCGGCGACGTCGAGCTGGAGGGGGTGGCCGTGCCGGTGTCGCATCTCGCGTACCTGGCGCCCGGCCGGTCGTCGGCGACCGTAGTCGTGGGCGACTCGCCTGCGCGCCTGGTGTTGCTCGGCGGTGAGCCGCTCGGTGAGCAGATCGTCATGTGGTGGAACTTCATCGGGCGCAGCCACGACGACATCGTCCGGTCGCGGGAGCAGTGGCAGCAGGAGGTCATCGCCGCGGAGGACCCGGCCGGGCGCTTCGGGACGGTCGACGGCTACGACGGGCGGCCGCTGCCGGCGCCGGAGTTGCCGACAGTGCGGTTGCGGCCGCGCGGCTGA
- a CDS encoding alpha/beta fold hydrolase, whose translation MAAMTFELRSGRRVGVTTLGNPDADRIVVVCHSAPGSSTFDPDPDISATRDAHIIAIDRPGYGSSDPWPPASWPSITRAADDIAEYIRSLIEAEAMLGVDRPRTVGVAGWSAGGRVALALAAWHPELVDRVAVIATPAPNEAVPWIDPGLQALSDDLGKRSPSDAMRQLSDMLQGQADAVRHAEALSEVPLGPLTSGPIDDQVLEGRGVRDRLAMMLKDAFRQGPGGVAGDILSYTARPWGFELADVRARTLVISGEGDAIAGSAHAAWYQRALPDARMEVVPGVGHLVVVPAWERVLSHLAPAGVRR comes from the coding sequence ATGGCAGCGATGACCTTCGAACTGCGCTCCGGCCGGCGAGTGGGTGTGACGACGCTCGGGAACCCGGACGCCGACCGCATCGTCGTGGTGTGCCACAGCGCGCCCGGCTCCTCCACCTTCGATCCCGACCCGGACATCTCGGCGACGCGCGACGCGCACATCATCGCGATCGATCGCCCCGGTTACGGGTCGAGCGATCCCTGGCCGCCCGCCTCCTGGCCGAGCATCACGCGCGCGGCCGACGACATAGCGGAGTACATCCGGTCGCTGATCGAGGCGGAGGCGATGCTCGGCGTGGACCGTCCGCGCACCGTCGGGGTGGCCGGCTGGTCGGCCGGGGGCCGTGTTGCGCTGGCGCTTGCGGCGTGGCACCCCGAGCTCGTGGACCGGGTTGCTGTGATCGCCACGCCGGCACCGAACGAAGCCGTCCCGTGGATCGATCCGGGACTGCAGGCCCTCTCGGACGACCTCGGGAAGCGTTCCCCCTCCGACGCGATGCGCCAGCTCAGCGACATGCTGCAGGGACAGGCCGACGCGGTGCGGCATGCCGAAGCCCTGTCCGAGGTCCCGCTCGGCCCGCTCACCTCGGGGCCGATCGACGACCAGGTGCTCGAGGGCCGAGGCGTGCGGGACCGGCTCGCCATGATGCTCAAAGACGCGTTCCGCCAGGGTCCGGGAGGTGTCGCGGGCGACATCCTCAGCTACACGGCGCGCCCATGGGGTTTCGAGCTGGCGGACGTCCGCGCGCGCACGCTGGTGATCAGCGGCGAGGGCGACGCCATCGCCGGAAGCGCCCACGCCGCCTGGTACCAGCGGGCGCTGCCGGACGCGCGGATGGAGGTGGTTCCAGGCGTCGGACACCTCGTGGTCGTTCCCGCGTGGGAACGGGTGCTGTCGCACCTGGCGCCGGCGGGTGTCAGGCGCTGA
- a CDS encoding amino-acid N-acetyltransferase, with translation MSGEPGFSIRRARTGDVAQIQELVEPLVHRRILLGKETVTFYESVQEFRVAVDETGRLIGCGALHVMWSDLGEVRTLAVTDAWLGRGVGRALLARLEDDARELGLSRLFCLTFEVDFFQRNGFEDMGSETIDPKVYAELLRSHDEGVAEFLDLARVKPNTLGNTRMLKVL, from the coding sequence GTGAGTGGCGAACCCGGTTTCAGCATCCGCCGCGCGCGCACCGGTGACGTCGCGCAGATCCAGGAGCTCGTGGAGCCGCTCGTGCACCGCCGGATCCTTCTCGGCAAAGAGACGGTGACGTTCTACGAGTCGGTGCAGGAGTTCCGGGTCGCGGTCGACGAGACCGGCCGGCTGATCGGGTGCGGCGCGCTGCATGTGATGTGGAGCGACCTCGGTGAGGTGCGCACGCTCGCCGTCACCGACGCCTGGCTCGGTCGCGGTGTGGGTCGGGCATTGCTGGCGCGGTTGGAGGACGACGCGCGGGAGCTCGGGCTCAGCCGGTTGTTCTGCCTGACGTTCGAGGTGGACTTCTTCCAGCGCAACGGCTTCGAGGACATGGGCTCGGAGACCATCGATCCGAAGGTCTACGCGGAGCTCCTCCGCTCCCACGACGAGGGCGTCGCCGAGTTCCTCGACCTCGCTCGGGTGAAGCCGAACACTCTCGGCAACACGAGGATGCTGAAGGTCCTCTGA
- the lysS gene encoding lysine--tRNA ligase, translating into MTDAQTPATDLADLEPSEDEISEQKAVRLAKRERLLAEAQSAAGGAYPVDVPVTTTIPAVREKWGALQADEASGERVGIAGRVVHLRNTGKLCFAVLQSGDGSRLQVMVSLAAVGEESLAAWKELVDLGDHVFVFGEVVSSRRGELSVMAESWRIASKALLPLPNLHNELSEETRVRARYLDLIAREQARKTVLDRAAAVASLRRTFAERGFVEVETPMLQVMHGGASARPFVTHSNAFDTELYLRIAPELYLKRAVVGGIERVFEINRNFRNEGADSTHSPEFAMLEAYQAYGDYNSIADLTQTLIQDAAVAISGSHVVTWADGTEYDLGGEWDRIRMYDSLSEAIGEEITPQTPITRLRELAADAGIEIEHPLAGKYVEELWEHHVKSGLVRPTFVMDFPVDTSPLVRAHRSRDGVVEKWDLYTRGFELATGYSELVDPVVQRERFVEQAKLAAAGDNEAMRLDEEFLRALEFGMPPTGGMGMGIDRLLMALTGLGIRETILFPLVK; encoded by the coding sequence ATGACCGACGCGCAGACCCCCGCGACCGACCTCGCCGACCTCGAGCCGAGCGAAGACGAGATCAGCGAGCAGAAGGCGGTCCGGCTGGCCAAGCGCGAGCGCCTCCTCGCCGAGGCGCAGAGCGCGGCCGGAGGGGCGTACCCGGTCGACGTGCCCGTCACGACCACCATCCCCGCCGTCCGCGAGAAGTGGGGAGCGCTCCAGGCCGATGAGGCGTCGGGCGAGAGGGTCGGGATCGCCGGCCGCGTGGTGCACCTCCGCAACACCGGCAAGCTGTGCTTCGCGGTGCTGCAGTCGGGCGACGGTTCGCGCCTCCAGGTGATGGTGTCGCTGGCCGCCGTCGGCGAGGAGTCGCTCGCCGCCTGGAAGGAGCTGGTCGACCTCGGTGACCACGTGTTCGTCTTCGGCGAGGTCGTTTCGAGCCGCCGCGGCGAGCTGTCGGTCATGGCCGAGTCGTGGCGGATCGCCTCGAAGGCGCTGCTTCCGTTGCCGAACCTCCACAACGAGCTCAGCGAAGAGACACGAGTGCGTGCGCGGTACCTCGACCTCATCGCGCGCGAGCAGGCTCGCAAGACCGTGCTCGATCGCGCCGCCGCGGTGGCGTCCCTCCGCCGCACGTTCGCCGAGCGGGGCTTCGTCGAGGTCGAGACGCCGATGCTGCAGGTGATGCACGGAGGCGCCTCCGCCCGGCCGTTCGTCACCCACTCCAACGCGTTCGACACCGAGCTGTACCTGCGCATCGCGCCCGAGCTGTACCTCAAACGAGCCGTCGTCGGAGGCATCGAGCGCGTCTTCGAGATCAACCGCAACTTCCGCAACGAGGGCGCCGACTCGACGCACTCGCCCGAGTTCGCGATGCTCGAGGCCTACCAGGCCTACGGCGACTACAACTCGATCGCCGACCTCACCCAGACGCTCATCCAGGACGCCGCCGTCGCCATCTCCGGCTCGCACGTCGTCACCTGGGCCGACGGCACCGAGTACGACCTCGGCGGCGAGTGGGACCGCATCCGCATGTACGACAGCCTGTCGGAGGCGATCGGCGAGGAGATCACACCGCAGACGCCGATCACCCGCCTGCGCGAGCTGGCCGCCGACGCGGGGATCGAGATCGAGCACCCGCTCGCCGGCAAGTACGTCGAGGAGCTGTGGGAGCACCACGTGAAGTCGGGCCTCGTGCGGCCCACGTTCGTGATGGACTTCCCCGTCGACACGAGCCCCCTGGTCCGCGCCCACCGCTCGCGCGACGGCGTCGTCGAGAAGTGGGACCTCTACACGCGCGGCTTCGAGCTGGCCACCGGCTACTCGGAGCTCGTCGACCCCGTCGTGCAGCGCGAGCGCTTCGTCGAGCAGGCGAAGCTCGCCGCGGCCGGCGACAACGAGGCCATGCGGCTCGACGAGGAGTTCCTGCGGGCGCTCGAGTTCGGTATGCCGCCGACGGGAGGCATGGGCATGGGCATCGACCGCCTCCTCATGGCGCTCACCGGGCTCGGCATCCGCGAGACGATCCTCTTCCCGCTGGTCAAGTAG
- the radA gene encoding DNA repair protein RadA: MAKASVNYRCSECGWSTAKWVGRCGECQAWGTVEESAAPTGVLRALKPVTIAADRTARAITDIRSDSVARRPSGIGEFDRVLGGGIVPGAAILLSGEPGVGKSTLLLEVASRAARERSRVLYVSAEESVSQVRMRAERTGAVHDELYLASETDLATIIAQIDAVDPSLVIVDSVQTVSSGSSEGIAGGPSQVREVASALIRVAKERDLPVLIVGHVTKDGSIAGPRLLEHLVDVVCQFEGDRQTALRFIRALKNRFGPTDEVGCFEMAGDGIAEVPDPSGLFLSRTTTPVSGTCVTVAMEGRRPLPVEVQALVVATTAPNPRRVTNGVDASRVAMLLAVLERRAGIRLGDKDVYVSTVGGVRLTEPGADLAIALAVASAASDRAIPHTLAAFGEISLAGEIRPVSSGRQRTAEAARLGFATRVDDRSASIREALRLAFSAASTERERELDAAF; this comes from the coding sequence GTGGCCAAGGCGTCCGTCAACTACCGCTGCAGCGAGTGCGGCTGGTCCACCGCCAAGTGGGTGGGTCGCTGCGGCGAGTGCCAGGCGTGGGGCACCGTGGAGGAGTCCGCCGCCCCCACCGGGGTGCTCCGGGCGCTCAAGCCGGTGACCATCGCGGCCGACCGCACGGCGAGAGCGATCACCGACATCCGGTCCGATTCGGTGGCGCGGCGCCCGAGCGGGATCGGCGAGTTCGACCGCGTGCTGGGCGGCGGCATCGTGCCCGGCGCGGCCATCCTCCTGAGCGGCGAGCCGGGCGTGGGCAAGTCCACTCTCCTGCTCGAGGTGGCGTCTCGTGCGGCGCGCGAGCGATCCCGCGTGCTGTACGTCAGCGCCGAAGAGTCCGTCAGCCAGGTCCGCATGCGCGCCGAGCGGACGGGCGCGGTCCACGACGAGCTCTACCTCGCCTCCGAGACCGACCTGGCGACGATCATCGCCCAGATCGACGCGGTCGACCCCTCCCTCGTCATCGTCGACTCGGTGCAGACCGTGTCGAGCGGCTCAAGCGAGGGCATCGCGGGAGGGCCGAGCCAGGTCCGCGAGGTGGCGAGCGCCCTCATCCGCGTCGCCAAGGAGCGCGACCTGCCCGTCCTGATCGTCGGCCACGTCACCAAAGACGGCTCGATCGCCGGCCCCCGGCTGCTCGAGCACCTCGTCGACGTGGTGTGCCAGTTCGAGGGCGACCGGCAGACCGCCCTCCGCTTCATCCGGGCCCTCAAGAACCGTTTCGGGCCGACCGACGAGGTCGGCTGCTTCGAGATGGCCGGCGACGGCATCGCCGAGGTCCCCGACCCCAGCGGCCTCTTCCTCAGCCGCACCACCACGCCGGTGTCCGGCACCTGCGTCACGGTCGCGATGGAGGGGCGTCGCCCGCTGCCCGTCGAGGTGCAGGCTCTCGTCGTCGCCACCACCGCCCCCAACCCGCGGAGGGTCACCAACGGCGTCGACGCCTCGCGTGTCGCCATGCTCCTCGCGGTGCTCGAACGCCGCGCGGGCATCCGCCTGGGCGACAAAGACGTCTACGTGTCGACGGTCGGCGGGGTCCGGCTCACCGAGCCCGGGGCCGATCTCGCGATCGCGCTCGCGGTCGCGTCCGCCGCCAGCGACCGTGCGATCCCGCACACGCTCGCCGCCTTCGGCGAGATCAGCCTCGCCGGCGAGATCCGCCCCGTCAGCAGCGGCCGCCAGCGCACCGCAGAAGCCGCCCGCCTCGGGTTCGCTACGCGCGTCGACGACCGCAGCGCCAGCATCCGAGAGGCCCTCCGCCTCGCGTTCTCGGCCGCCTCCACCGAGCGGGAGCGAGAACTCGACGCCGCGTTCTGA